The following proteins come from a genomic window of Enterobacter chengduensis:
- the acs gene encoding acetate--CoA ligase, producing the protein MSQIHKHDIPANIADRCLINPEQYHEKYQQSITAPDAFWGEQGHILDWIKPYQKVKNTSFAPGNVSIKWYEDGTLNLAANCLDRHLAERGNETAIIWEGDDASQSKHITYKELHRDVCRFANVLLEKGIKKGDVVAIYMPMVPEAAVAMLACARIGAIHSVIFGGFSPEAVAGRIVDSSSKLVITADEGVRAGRGIPLKKNVDEALKNPNVKTVSNVIVLKRTGGKIDWNEGRDLWWSDLIEKASDQHQPEEMNAEDPLFILYTSGSTGKPKGVLHTTGGYLVYAATTFKYVFDYHPGDIYWCTADVGWVTGHSYLLYGPLACGATTLMFEGVPNWPTPARMCQVVDKHQVNILYTAPTAIRALMAEGDKAIEGTDRSSLRILGSVGEPINPEAWEWYWKKIGNEKCPVMDTWWQTETGGFMITPMPGATQLKAGSATRPFFGVQPALVDNEGNPLDGATEGNLVITDSWPGQARTLFGDHDRFEQTYFSTFKNMYFSGDGARRDEDGYYWITGRVDDVLNVSGHRLGTAEIESALVSHPKIAEAAVVGIPHNIKGQAIYAYVTLNHGEEPSPELYAEVRNWVRKEIGPLATPDVLHWTDSLPKTRSGKIMRRILRKIAAGDTSNLGDTSTLADPGVVEKLLEEKQAIAMPS; encoded by the coding sequence ATGAGCCAAATACACAAACATGACATTCCCGCTAATATTGCGGACCGTTGCCTGATAAACCCGGAGCAGTACCACGAGAAGTATCAGCAATCTATCACCGCCCCGGACGCCTTCTGGGGCGAGCAGGGCCATATTCTTGACTGGATCAAGCCATATCAGAAGGTGAAGAACACCTCCTTTGCGCCCGGCAATGTCTCCATTAAATGGTATGAAGATGGCACCCTGAACCTGGCGGCGAACTGCCTGGATCGTCACCTTGCCGAGCGCGGGAATGAAACCGCCATCATCTGGGAAGGCGATGACGCCTCGCAGAGCAAGCACATTACCTATAAAGAGCTGCACCGCGACGTGTGCCGCTTCGCCAACGTCCTGCTGGAAAAAGGCATTAAAAAGGGCGATGTGGTCGCGATCTATATGCCGATGGTGCCGGAAGCGGCGGTGGCTATGCTGGCCTGCGCGCGCATCGGGGCAATTCACTCGGTGATTTTCGGCGGCTTCTCCCCGGAAGCGGTGGCGGGCCGTATTGTCGATTCCAGCTCAAAACTGGTGATCACCGCCGATGAAGGCGTGCGCGCCGGACGCGGTATCCCGCTGAAGAAAAACGTCGACGAAGCGCTGAAAAACCCGAACGTCAAAACGGTCAGCAACGTCATCGTCCTTAAGCGTACCGGCGGCAAAATCGACTGGAACGAGGGGCGCGACCTGTGGTGGAGCGACCTGATTGAAAAAGCGAGCGACCAGCATCAGCCGGAAGAGATGAACGCTGAAGATCCGCTTTTCATTCTTTATACCTCCGGCTCAACCGGTAAGCCGAAAGGCGTGCTGCACACCACCGGCGGCTATCTGGTCTACGCGGCCACCACCTTTAAATACGTCTTCGACTACCACCCCGGCGACATCTACTGGTGTACCGCCGACGTGGGCTGGGTGACCGGGCACAGCTACCTGCTGTACGGCCCGCTGGCCTGCGGCGCGACCACGCTGATGTTTGAGGGCGTACCCAACTGGCCGACCCCGGCGCGGATGTGCCAGGTCGTCGACAAGCACCAGGTCAATATTCTCTATACCGCGCCAACGGCGATCCGCGCATTGATGGCGGAAGGCGATAAGGCCATCGAAGGCACCGACCGCTCTTCGTTGCGCATCCTCGGGTCAGTGGGTGAGCCAATCAACCCGGAAGCCTGGGAATGGTACTGGAAGAAAATCGGCAACGAGAAATGTCCGGTGATGGACACCTGGTGGCAGACTGAAACCGGCGGCTTTATGATCACCCCGATGCCGGGCGCCACGCAGCTGAAAGCCGGCTCGGCAACCCGTCCGTTCTTCGGCGTCCAGCCTGCGCTGGTGGATAACGAAGGCAACCCGCTGGACGGTGCCACCGAAGGCAACCTGGTCATCACAGACTCGTGGCCGGGCCAGGCGCGTACCCTGTTCGGCGATCACGATCGCTTCGAGCAGACCTACTTCTCGACCTTTAAAAACATGTACTTCAGCGGCGACGGCGCGCGTCGTGACGAAGATGGCTATTACTGGATCACCGGCCGCGTGGACGACGTGCTGAACGTCTCCGGCCACCGTCTGGGCACCGCCGAGATTGAATCGGCCCTGGTATCGCATCCGAAGATTGCCGAAGCCGCCGTTGTTGGGATCCCGCACAACATCAAAGGCCAGGCGATTTACGCCTACGTCACGCTGAACCACGGCGAGGAGCCGTCACCGGAACTGTACGCCGAGGTGCGCAACTGGGTGCGTAAAGAGATTGGCCCGCTGGCGACGCCGGACGTGCTGCACTGGACCGACTCGCTGCCGAAGACCCGCTCCGGCAAAATTATGCGCCGTATATTGCGCAAAATCGCGGCGGGGGATACCAGCAACCTCGGTGATACCTCAACGCTCGCGGATCCTGGCGTGGTGGAAAAACTGCTCGAAGAGAAGCAGGCCATCGCAATGCCTTCCTAG
- the gltP gene encoding glutamate/aspartate:proton symporter GltP: protein MKNVKVSLAWQILIALVLGILLGSYLHYHSDSREWLIANLLSPAGDIFIHLIKMIVVPIVISTLVVGIAGVGDAKQLGRIGAKTIIYFEVITTVAIILGITLANVFQPGSGIDMSQLATVDISKYQSTTADVQSHAHGLMGTILSLVPTNIVASMAKGEMLPIIFFSVLFGLGLSSLPATHREPLVTVFRSISETMFKVTHMVMRYAPVGVFALIAVTVANFGFASLWPLAKLVILVHFAILFFALVVLGIVARLCGLSIWILIRILKDELILAYSTASSESVLPRIIEKMEAYGAPASITSFVVPTGYSFNLDGSTLYQSIAAIFIAQLYGIDLSLWQEIVLVLTLMVTSKGIAGVPGVSFVVLLATLGSVGIPLEGLAFIAGVDRILDMARTALNVVGNALAVLVIAKWEHKFDRKKALAYEREVLGRFDKTADQ, encoded by the coding sequence ATGAAAAACGTTAAAGTCAGCCTCGCCTGGCAGATCTTAATCGCCCTTGTGCTGGGCATTCTGCTGGGCAGTTACCTCCACTATCACAGCGACAGCCGCGAGTGGCTGATTGCGAACCTGCTTTCCCCGGCAGGGGATATCTTTATTCATCTGATCAAGATGATTGTGGTACCGATTGTGATCTCGACGCTGGTGGTGGGTATCGCGGGCGTCGGCGATGCGAAGCAGTTAGGCCGTATTGGTGCGAAAACCATTATCTATTTCGAAGTGATCACTACGGTTGCGATTATCCTGGGTATTACCCTGGCGAACGTGTTCCAGCCGGGTTCCGGGATCGATATGTCGCAGCTGGCAACGGTGGATATTTCGAAATACCAAAGCACCACGGCGGATGTACAAAGCCATGCGCACGGCCTGATGGGCACCATCCTTTCTCTGGTGCCGACCAACATCGTGGCATCGATGGCGAAGGGTGAGATGTTGCCGATTATCTTCTTCTCGGTGCTATTTGGTCTGGGGCTCTCTTCACTGCCGGCAACGCACCGCGAACCGCTGGTGACCGTGTTCCGCTCTATCTCCGAAACCATGTTTAAAGTGACCCACATGGTGATGCGCTACGCGCCGGTAGGGGTGTTTGCGCTTATCGCCGTCACCGTGGCGAACTTCGGTTTTGCCTCCCTCTGGCCGCTGGCGAAGCTGGTGATCCTGGTTCACTTCGCCATCCTGTTCTTTGCGCTGGTGGTGCTGGGCATCGTGGCGCGCCTGTGCGGGCTGAGCATCTGGATCCTGATTCGTATCCTGAAGGATGAACTGATTCTGGCCTACTCCACGGCAAGCTCTGAGAGCGTGCTGCCGCGTATTATTGAGAAGATGGAAGCCTACGGCGCGCCAGCGTCGATCACCAGCTTCGTTGTTCCAACCGGCTACTCCTTTAACCTGGACGGCTCCACGCTGTACCAGAGTATCGCCGCTATCTTTATTGCGCAGCTGTACGGCATTGACCTGTCGCTGTGGCAGGAGATCGTGCTGGTGCTGACGCTGATGGTGACGTCTAAAGGTATTGCCGGCGTTCCGGGCGTTTCGTTCGTGGTGCTGCTGGCAACGCTGGGCAGCGTCGGCATTCCGCTGGAAGGCCTGGCGTTTATTGCGGGTGTCGACCGTATCCTCGACATGGCGCGTACGGCGCTGAACGTGGTGGGTAACGCGCTGGCGGTGCTGGTTATCGCCAAGTGGGAACATAAATTCGATCGTAAAAAGGCGCTGGCGTACGAACGCGAGGTGCTGGGTCGTTTTGATAAGACGGCTGACCAGTAA
- a CDS encoding tetratricopeptide repeat protein, whose protein sequence is MKPIFLLLFFLTSLAHADEIGSQYQKQAEAGDARAQYYLADTYFSSGDSKQAALWAEKAAKGGDVDAMALLSQIHFTQGDYAQAKALAQQANIAGSKRGAIMLARVLVNTQAGKTDYPQAIKLLQTATEDIDNDSAVDAQMLLGLIYANGVEVAQDDLQAASWFKRSSALSRTGYAEYWAGMLFRQGEKGFITPNKQKALYWLNLSCTEGFDTGCEEFDALSGE, encoded by the coding sequence ATGAAACCCATTTTTCTGCTGTTATTCTTTTTAACCTCCCTTGCCCATGCAGATGAGATAGGCAGCCAGTATCAAAAGCAGGCGGAAGCCGGTGATGCCCGCGCCCAGTATTATCTTGCCGATACATACTTCAGCTCTGGCGACAGCAAGCAGGCTGCGCTGTGGGCCGAAAAAGCGGCAAAAGGTGGCGACGTCGACGCCATGGCGCTGTTGTCGCAAATCCACTTTACGCAGGGCGATTACGCCCAGGCCAAAGCCCTCGCGCAACAGGCCAATATTGCAGGCAGCAAACGCGGCGCGATTATGCTGGCCCGCGTGCTGGTCAATACTCAGGCCGGTAAAACCGACTACCCTCAGGCCATCAAACTGCTGCAAACGGCGACCGAAGATATCGACAACGACTCTGCGGTCGATGCGCAAATGCTGCTCGGGCTGATATATGCCAACGGCGTAGAGGTGGCGCAGGATGATCTGCAGGCCGCCTCATGGTTCAAGCGCAGTTCAGCACTTTCACGTACGGGCTACGCCGAGTACTGGGCAGGAATGTTGTTCAGGCAGGGCGAGAAAGGCTTTATCACGCCGAATAAACAGAAAGCGCTTTACTGGTTGAACCTGAGCTGCACTGAAGGGTTTGATACGGGCTGCGAAGAGTTTGATGCGTTGAGCGGAGAATAA
- a CDS encoding Hok/Gef family protein translates to MTPLKTALGIVFIICLTIVIFTFITRGKLCEFSIKGEHQEVAAKLACNAG, encoded by the coding sequence ATGACGCCATTAAAAACTGCGTTAGGTATCGTCTTTATTATTTGCCTGACGATAGTGATCTTTACCTTTATTACTCGCGGTAAGTTATGCGAGTTTTCAATAAAGGGTGAACATCAGGAGGTGGCGGCTAAATTAGCCTGCAACGCAGGCTAA
- a CDS encoding IS3-like element ISKpn8 family transposase (programmed frameshift), whose product MSKPKYPFEKRLEVVNHYFTTDDGYRIISARFGVPRTQVRTWVALYEKHGEKGLIPKPKGVSADPELRIKVVKAVTEQQMSLNQAAAHFMLAGSGSVAKWLKVYEEHGEAGLRALKIGTKRNITMSVDPEKAALALELSKDRRIEDLERQVRFLEMRLTYPKKAESLSSSREKVKVLNELRQFYPLDELLKAAEIPRSTFYYHLKALSKPDKYADVKKRIGEIYHENKGRYGYRRVTLSLHRDGERINHKAVQRLMGTLSLKAAIKVKRYSSYRGEVGQTAPNVLQRDFKATRPNEKWVTDVTEFAVNGRKLYLSPVIDLFNNEVISYSLSERPVMNMVENMLDQAFKKLKPHEHPILHSDQGWQYRMRRYQNILKEQGITQSMSRKGNCLDNAVVECFFGTLKSECFYLDEFSNISELKDAVTEYIDYYNSRRISLKLKGLSPIEYRTQTYVPRV is encoded by the exons ATGTCAAAGCCAAAATACCCCTTCGAAAAGCGCCTTGAAGTCGTGAATCACTACTTCACAACTGATGATGGTTACAGGATCATCTCTGCACGTTTTGGTGTGCCTCGAACCCAGGTCAGGACGTGGGTTGCCCTCTATGAAAAACATGGAGAAAAAGGTTTAATTCCCAAACCTAAAGGCGTTAGTGCTGATCCAGAGTTGCGCATTAAGGTCGTGAAAGCCGTGACCGAGCAGCAGATGTCCCTCAATCAGGCTGCTGCTCACTTTATGCTTGCTGGTAGTGGTTCTGTAGCCAAGTGGCTGAAAGTCTATGAGGAGCACGGAGAAGCTGGTTTACGCGCACTCAAGATCGGCACCAAAAGAAACATTACAATGTCAGTTGATCCAGAAAAAGCGGCGTTAGCATTGGAGCTGTCGAAAGACCGACGTATTGAGGATCTTGAAAGACAAGTTCGATTCCTTGAAATGCGGCTTACGTATC CTAAAAAAGCTGAAAGCCTTAGCTCATCCCGCGAAAAAGTGAAAGTACTCAACGAGCTAAGGCAGTTTTACCCTCTTGATGAGCTTCTCAAGGCAGCGGAGATACCGCGCAGTACGTTTTATTACCATCTAAAGGCTCTCAGCAAGCCTGATAAGTATGCGGATGTTAAAAAGCGTATTGGTGAGATTTATCACGAGAATAAAGGTCGTTACGGATACCGTAGGGTAACGTTGTCTCTCCATCGAGACGGGGAACGGATTAACCATAAAGCCGTTCAGCGCCTGATGGGAACCCTCTCGCTTAAGGCAGCGATTAAGGTCAAGCGATACAGCTCCTACAGAGGAGAGGTAGGGCAAACCGCCCCCAATGTTCTCCAAAGGGATTTCAAGGCTACACGGCCAAACGAGAAGTGGGTTACCGACGTTACTGAATTTGCAGTCAATGGGCGAAAGCTGTATTTGTCTCCAGTAATAGATCTCTTCAACAACGAAGTTATTTCTTACAGCCTGTCGGAAAGACCTGTGATGAACATGGTCGAGAATATGCTCGATCAGGCATTCAAAAAGCTTAAGCCTCACGAGCATCCTATTCTGCACTCTGACCAGGGATGGCAGTATCGTATGAGAAGGTATCAAAACATCCTTAAAGAACAAGGCATTACACAGAGCATGTCCAGAAAAGGCAATTGTCTGGATAATGCAGTCGTGGAATGTTTCTTTGGAACCTTAAAGTCGGAGTGTTTTTATCTTGACGAGTTCAGTAATATAAGCGAACTGAAGGATGCTGTTACGGAATATATTGACTACTACAACAGCAGAAGAATTAGCCTGAAATTAAAAGGTCTGAGTCCAATTGAATATCGAACCCAGACCTATGTGCCTCGTGTTTAA
- the fdhF gene encoding formate dehydrogenase subunit alpha — MKKVVTVCPYCASGCKIHLVVDNGKIVRAEAAQGKTNQGTLCLKGYYGWDFINDTQILTPRLKSPMIRRERSGKLEAVSWREALDYVATRLSAIKAKYGPDAIQTTGSSRGTGNETNYVMQKFARAVIGTNNVDCCARVUHGPSVAGLHQSVGNGAMSNAINEIDNTDLVFIFGYNPADSHPIVANHVIRAKQNGAKIIVCDPRKIETARIADMHIALKNGSNIALLNAMGHVIIEENLYDQAFVASRTEGFEEYKKIVEGYTPESVEAITGVSAQEIRQAARMYAGAKTAAILWGMGVTQFYQGVETVRSLTSLAMLTGNLGKAHVGVNPVRGQNNVQGACDMGALPDTYPGYQYVKFPENREKFAKAWGVESLPEHTGYRISELPHRAAHGEVRAAYIMGEDPLQTDAELSAVRKGFEDLELVIVQDIFMTKTAAAADVILPSTSWGEHEGVYTAADRGFQRFFKAVEPKWDLKTDWQIISEIATRMGYPMHYNNTQEIWDELRHLCPDFYGATYEKMGELGYIQWPCRDESEADQGTSYLFKEKFDTPNGLAQFFTCDWVAPIDKLTDEYPMVLSTVREVGHYSCRSMTGNCAALAALADEPGYAQINTADAERLGIEDEALVWVNSRKGRIITRAQVSDRPNKGAVYMTYQWWIGACNELVTENLSPITKTPEYKYCAVNVEPIADQHAAERYVIDEYNKLKARLRESAMG, encoded by the coding sequence ATGAAGAAAGTCGTCACGGTTTGCCCTTATTGTGCCTCAGGTTGCAAGATCCACCTGGTGGTCGATAACGGCAAAATCGTCCGGGCAGAGGCCGCACAGGGGAAAACCAACCAGGGCACGCTGTGCCTGAAAGGTTACTACGGCTGGGATTTTATTAACGATACCCAAATCCTCACCCCGCGCCTGAAAAGCCCTATGATCCGTCGCGAACGCAGCGGCAAGCTGGAAGCCGTCAGCTGGCGCGAGGCACTGGATTACGTCGCCACGCGCCTTAGCGCCATCAAGGCCAAGTATGGTCCGGATGCGATTCAGACCACCGGTTCCTCACGCGGGACGGGGAATGAAACCAACTATGTGATGCAAAAATTCGCGCGCGCCGTTATTGGAACCAATAACGTCGACTGCTGCGCTCGCGTCTGACACGGCCCATCGGTTGCAGGTCTGCACCAGTCGGTCGGTAACGGCGCAATGAGTAATGCCATCAACGAGATAGATAATACCGATCTCGTCTTCATCTTTGGCTATAACCCGGCGGATTCTCACCCTATCGTCGCGAACCACGTTATTCGCGCTAAGCAGAACGGGGCGAAAATCATCGTCTGCGATCCGCGCAAAATTGAAACCGCGCGCATTGCGGATATGCACATTGCATTGAAAAACGGCTCGAACATCGCGCTGTTGAATGCGATGGGGCACGTCATTATTGAGGAGAACCTGTACGACCAGGCGTTTGTCGCCAGCCGCACGGAAGGTTTTGAAGAGTATAAGAAAATTGTCGAAGGCTATACGCCAGAGTCGGTTGAAGCGATAACCGGCGTCAGCGCGCAGGAGATCCGCCAGGCCGCACGAATGTACGCCGGGGCGAAAACCGCCGCCATTCTCTGGGGCATGGGCGTGACCCAGTTCTACCAGGGCGTGGAAACCGTGCGTTCCCTGACCAGCCTCGCCATGCTGACGGGAAACCTGGGCAAGGCGCACGTCGGCGTTAACCCGGTACGTGGTCAGAATAACGTCCAGGGCGCCTGCGATATGGGCGCGCTGCCGGATACCTATCCGGGCTACCAGTACGTTAAGTTCCCGGAAAACCGCGAGAAATTCGCGAAGGCCTGGGGCGTGGAAAGCCTGCCGGAACACACCGGGTATCGCATCAGCGAGCTGCCGCACCGCGCGGCGCATGGCGAAGTGCGTGCGGCCTACATCATGGGTGAAGATCCGCTCCAGACCGACGCCGAGCTCTCTGCGGTGCGTAAAGGGTTTGAGGATCTGGAGCTGGTGATTGTCCAGGATATCTTCATGACCAAAACCGCGGCGGCGGCGGACGTGATTTTACCGTCGACCTCCTGGGGCGAGCATGAAGGCGTCTACACGGCGGCGGACCGCGGCTTCCAGCGCTTCTTTAAGGCGGTCGAGCCGAAGTGGGATCTGAAAACGGACTGGCAAATCATCAGCGAAATCGCCACCCGCATGGGCTACCCGATGCACTACAACAACACCCAGGAGATCTGGGACGAGTTGCGGCATCTGTGCCCGGACTTCTACGGCGCCACCTATGAAAAAATGGGCGAGCTGGGGTACATCCAGTGGCCGTGCCGGGATGAGTCGGAGGCCGATCAAGGCACGTCCTATCTCTTTAAGGAGAAGTTCGACACCCCGAACGGGCTGGCACAGTTCTTCACCTGCGACTGGGTCGCCCCCATCGATAAACTCACCGACGAGTATCCGATGGTGCTCTCAACCGTACGTGAAGTGGGCCACTACTCCTGTCGTTCGATGACCGGTAACTGCGCCGCGCTGGCCGCGCTGGCGGACGAGCCGGGTTACGCGCAGATCAACACCGCCGACGCGGAGCGCCTCGGCATCGAGGATGAAGCGCTGGTGTGGGTGAACTCGCGCAAAGGGCGGATCATCACCCGCGCGCAGGTCAGCGATCGTCCAAACAAAGGGGCGGTCTATATGACCTACCAGTGGTGGATTGGCGCCTGCAACGAGCTGGTGACGGAGAACTTAAGCCCGATAACCAAAACGCCGGAGTATAAATACTGCGCCGTCAACGTTGAACCGATTGCGGATCAGCACGCGGCGGAACGGTATGTGATCGACGAATATAACAAGCTGAAAGCCCGCCTGCGCGAAAGCGCAATGGGCTGA
- a CDS encoding response regulator, producing MKPAILVVDDDTAVCELLQDVLSEHVFSVLVCHNGQDALRRVQEEPNIALVLLDMMLPDINGLQVLLQLQKQRPALPVIMLTGLGSESDVVVGLEMGADDYIGKPFNPRVVVARVKAVLRRTGVLAAEVPAAPAAGIAFNGWTLDTTRCELSDPQRNPVPLTQGEYGLLLALTQNARRVLSRDRLLELTHSESADVFDRTIDVLIMRLRRKIEANPHQPALIKTIRGLGYVFATDVSRPEQAA from the coding sequence ATGAAACCGGCGATTCTGGTGGTTGATGACGATACGGCAGTCTGCGAACTGCTTCAGGATGTGCTGAGCGAGCACGTCTTTAGCGTGCTTGTCTGCCATAACGGCCAGGATGCGCTGCGCCGCGTACAGGAGGAGCCGAATATCGCCCTTGTCCTGCTGGATATGATGCTGCCGGATATCAACGGCCTGCAGGTTCTGCTGCAGCTGCAAAAGCAGCGACCGGCGCTGCCGGTGATCATGCTAACCGGGCTGGGCAGTGAGTCCGACGTGGTGGTGGGGCTGGAGATGGGGGCCGACGACTATATTGGCAAGCCGTTCAACCCGCGCGTGGTGGTTGCCCGCGTGAAAGCGGTATTGCGCCGTACCGGCGTGCTGGCTGCCGAAGTGCCCGCAGCGCCCGCGGCGGGCATCGCGTTTAACGGATGGACGCTCGATACCACCCGCTGCGAGCTCAGCGATCCGCAGCGTAATCCCGTGCCCTTAACCCAGGGCGAGTATGGCCTGCTGCTGGCGCTCACGCAAAATGCCCGTCGGGTGCTGAGCCGTGACCGGCTGCTTGAGCTGACCCACAGCGAAAGTGCTGACGTGTTCGACCGCACTATCGACGTACTGATCATGCGCCTGCGCCGGAAGATCGAGGCCAATCCGCATCAGCCAGCGCTCATTAAAACCATCCGTGGACTGGGTTATGTATTTGCCACCGACGTTAGCCGCCCCGAACAGGCGGCATAA
- the lpxO gene encoding lipid A hydroxylase LpxO translates to MFAAIIIGIFIISVIYAHSRGKEKQTLSRQLFDHSTFMAPINMFMTAFSSLPARQPFFETERFPELNTLTENWQVIREEAVRLQDHIKAAQNNNDAGFNTFFKRGWKRFYLKWYADAHPSAQALCPVTTRLVSQIPCVKAAMFAELPAGAKLGKHRDPYAGSVRYHLGLSTPNDDRCFIEVDQQRHSWRDGEAVIFDETYVHWAENKTDRTRIILFCDIERPMKWRWAQAVNHWVGTTLMSAASSPNDDNDRTGGINRIFKYVHAGRERGQRLKKRNRKAYYALKYLCISAIFAALLVPAIT, encoded by the coding sequence ATGTTCGCAGCCATCATCATCGGTATTTTCATTATTAGCGTTATTTACGCGCATTCACGCGGCAAAGAAAAACAGACGCTGTCTCGTCAGTTGTTCGACCATTCGACGTTCATGGCACCCATCAATATGTTTATGACGGCGTTCTCTTCCCTGCCCGCCAGGCAGCCTTTCTTTGAGACAGAGCGTTTCCCCGAATTAAACACGCTGACGGAAAACTGGCAGGTTATTCGTGAAGAGGCGGTGCGTTTACAGGATCATATAAAGGCGGCGCAAAATAATAACGACGCTGGCTTTAACACCTTTTTTAAACGCGGCTGGAAGCGTTTTTATCTGAAATGGTACGCCGACGCTCACCCCTCTGCGCAAGCGCTTTGCCCGGTGACCACGCGGCTGGTGAGTCAAATTCCTTGCGTGAAGGCGGCCATGTTTGCCGAACTGCCTGCGGGGGCAAAGCTGGGCAAGCATCGCGATCCCTATGCGGGCTCGGTGCGCTATCACCTGGGCTTATCTACCCCGAATGACGATCGCTGCTTTATTGAAGTTGACCAGCAGCGTCATAGCTGGCGCGATGGCGAGGCGGTCATTTTTGATGAGACCTACGTCCACTGGGCGGAAAATAAAACCGATCGGACGCGCATTATTCTTTTCTGTGATATCGAGCGTCCGATGAAGTGGCGCTGGGCGCAGGCGGTTAACCATTGGGTGGGCACCACGCTGATGTCTGCGGCCAGCTCACCGAATGACGATAATGACCGCACCGGCGGCATTAACCGCATTTTTAAATATGTTCATGCGGGCCGCGAACGCGGACAACGTCTTAAAAAACGGAATCGTAAAGCCTATTACGCCCTCAAGTACCTGTGCATCAGCGCCATTTTTGCCGCCCTTCTTGTTCCGGCAATAACGTAA
- a CDS encoding carbohydrate kinase family protein: MERKGIIAAGNMLVDHVHQIVQWPERGWLAEITRSERSTGGAPLNVLLTLAKMHVGLPLQAVGLIGEDGDGDYILAMLDQYHVNRQRVQRTTFAPTSMSQVMTDPSGQRTFFHSPGANRLLDLPAFDRLDGSMKIFHLGYLLLLDSLDMPDDEFGTRSARLLAQMRDQGYETSLDLVSRKGDPRYQPLVLPALRHLDYLVINELEAGEFSGLTMRDENDVPHVAHIADAAARLLAAGVRQRVVIHCPEGAWGEARGEEGRWIPSWMLEQEEIIGSVGAGDAFCAGFLYGCHESLPLTESIYLAHACARASLLAANAIDGAKTLAELEAFIREGT, encoded by the coding sequence ATGGAACGTAAAGGCATCATCGCCGCTGGTAATATGCTGGTGGACCACGTCCACCAGATCGTGCAGTGGCCGGAGCGCGGCTGGCTGGCGGAAATCACCCGCAGCGAACGGTCAACCGGCGGCGCGCCGCTCAACGTCCTGCTGACGCTGGCGAAAATGCACGTTGGCCTGCCGCTGCAGGCGGTAGGGCTGATTGGCGAAGACGGCGACGGGGACTACATTCTGGCGATGCTCGACCAGTACCACGTCAACCGCCAGCGCGTACAGCGTACCACCTTTGCGCCAACCTCCATGTCGCAGGTGATGACCGATCCCAGCGGACAGCGCACCTTTTTCCACTCCCCGGGCGCGAACCGCCTGCTGGATCTTCCCGCCTTCGATCGCCTGGACGGATCGATGAAGATCTTTCACCTCGGCTATCTGCTGCTGCTCGACAGCCTGGACATGCCCGACGATGAGTTCGGCACCCGCAGCGCGCGGCTGCTGGCGCAGATGCGCGACCAGGGGTATGAAACGTCGCTCGATCTGGTTTCCCGCAAGGGCGACCCGCGCTATCAGCCGCTGGTGCTCCCTGCCCTGCGCCATCTCGACTATCTGGTGATTAACGAGCTGGAGGCCGGTGAGTTTAGCGGCCTGACGATGCGTGACGAAAACGACGTCCCGCACGTTGCCCATATCGCCGACGCCGCGGCGCGGCTGCTGGCGGCCGGCGTACGCCAGCGGGTGGTGATCCACTGTCCGGAAGGCGCATGGGGAGAAGCACGCGGTGAAGAGGGCCGCTGGATCCCGTCATGGATGCTGGAGCAGGAAGAGATCATCGGCAGCGTCGGCGCGGGCGATGCCTTTTGCGCGGGCTTTTTATACGGCTGCCATGAGTCGCTGCCGCTCACGGAAAGCATTTATCTGGCGCACGCCTGCGCGCGGGCAAGCCTGCTGGCCGCCAACGCGATTGACGGCGCAAAAACGCTGGCCGAGCTGGAGGCTTTTATTCGAGAAGGCACTTAA